A genome region from Alteripontixanthobacter maritimus includes the following:
- the nagZ gene encoding beta-N-acetylhexosaminidase, giving the protein MVPAIFGIAGAQLSADERAFFKAADPAGYILFGRNCETRDQMRALTDSIRELHGRDDVLISIDQEGGRVARMKPPEWPGFPAGEIFDKLYQIAPATAIEAARINAEALGRSLAEVGVNVDYYPSLDVRQAGAHDVIGDRALGSEPMQVAALGRAILDGLERAGVVGCIKHMPGHGRTTTDTHKEMPTVTATEAELEIDLEPFRTLSHAPIGMTGHLLFTAWDADNAATQSRFVVQDIIRGKIGFDGLLLTDDIDMEALSGTVPERSERALAAGCDLTLNCWAKLDDMTGIAQRNPQISEESRARLDRAMAHAGKPAESGPMAELFERRDSLLAQVDNDGVPDA; this is encoded by the coding sequence ATGGTACCAGCAATTTTCGGCATCGCAGGCGCGCAGTTGAGCGCAGACGAACGCGCGTTCTTCAAGGCCGCCGATCCGGCAGGCTACATTCTGTTCGGGCGCAATTGCGAAACCCGCGACCAGATGCGCGCTTTGACAGATTCTATCCGCGAATTGCACGGGCGCGACGACGTACTTATCAGCATCGATCAGGAAGGTGGCCGCGTAGCGCGCATGAAGCCGCCCGAATGGCCCGGCTTCCCCGCTGGCGAGATTTTCGACAAGCTTTACCAGATCGCACCCGCCACGGCGATCGAAGCAGCCCGCATCAATGCCGAGGCGCTGGGCAGATCGCTGGCCGAAGTGGGTGTGAATGTGGACTATTACCCCTCGCTCGATGTGCGCCAGGCTGGTGCGCATGACGTGATCGGGGATCGTGCCCTGGGCAGCGAACCGATGCAGGTTGCCGCTCTTGGGCGGGCGATTCTGGACGGGTTGGAGAGGGCCGGCGTGGTTGGCTGCATCAAGCACATGCCGGGCCACGGGCGCACCACCACCGACACGCACAAGGAAATGCCCACGGTCACCGCGACCGAGGCGGAACTCGAAATCGACCTCGAACCGTTTCGTACCCTGTCGCATGCGCCCATCGGCATGACCGGGCACTTGCTGTTCACTGCATGGGATGCGGACAACGCAGCCACACAATCGCGCTTCGTCGTGCAGGACATCATCCGCGGCAAAATCGGTTTTGACGGACTGCTGCTGACCGACGATATCGATATGGAGGCGCTGTCCGGCACGGTCCCCGAGCGCAGCGAACGTGCACTTGCGGCGGGTTGCGATCTCACACTGAATTGCTGGGCGAAGCTCGATGACATGACCGGGATCGCGCAGCGTAATCCGCAGATATCTGAGGAAAGCCGCGCTCGACTTGATCGCGCCATGGCACATGCCGGCAAACCGGCAGAGTCTGGCCCCATGGCGGAATTGTTCGAACGGCGCGATAGCCTGCTGGCGCAAGTCGATAACGATGGGGTTCCCGACGCTTGA
- a CDS encoding segregation and condensation protein A has translation MAAPGTTDDGSLYLAIDGWEGPLDLLLDLARRQKVDLRAISILALVDQYLDHIDRAGALQLELAADYLVMAAWLAYLKSSLLLPKEEQEEPGPEELALRLQLRLQRLGAMREAAARLMTRDRIGRDVFRRPAPEGLRTDRKTVWQCDSFALMQAYGQVKARTAPAIHMVRDRAVMTLDSALERVSAMLGVTLDWLSLEDFLPPHAEPRLRKSALASSFVAALELARLRKAELAQDAIFGPLRLRRRKDGAQASATS, from the coding sequence ATCGCCGCACCGGGCACAACCGATGACGGATCGTTATACCTGGCGATAGACGGGTGGGAGGGTCCGTTGGACCTGCTTCTGGATCTCGCCCGCCGCCAAAAGGTGGACTTGCGCGCAATTTCGATACTAGCGCTAGTCGACCAGTATCTCGACCATATCGACCGGGCAGGCGCGCTGCAGCTGGAGCTTGCGGCCGATTACCTGGTTATGGCAGCATGGCTCGCATATCTCAAATCATCCCTCCTGTTGCCGAAGGAAGAACAGGAGGAGCCGGGTCCGGAAGAACTGGCGTTACGCCTGCAATTGCGGCTCCAGCGCCTCGGCGCCATGCGCGAGGCGGCGGCGCGTCTGATGACCCGCGACCGGATCGGACGCGATGTGTTCCGCCGGCCCGCGCCCGAGGGATTGCGCACCGATCGCAAGACGGTGTGGCAATGCGACAGCTTCGCGCTGATGCAGGCCTATGGACAGGTAAAGGCGCGCACGGCGCCTGCCATCCACATGGTGCGCGACCGTGCGGTGATGACGCTCGACAGCGCGCTGGAGCGAGTTTCGGCCATGCTGGGCGTGACGCTGGACTGGCTGTCGCTGGAGGATTTCCTCCCGCCTCATGCCGAACCGCGCCTTCGTAAAAGCGCACTCGCGTCCAGCTTCGTGGCGGCGCTTGAACTGGCACGACTGCGCAAGGCGGAACTGGCGCAGGATGCGATCTTCGGTCCGCTGAGATTGCGGCGCCGGAAAGATGGTGCGCAGGCGAGCGCGACCTCATGA
- the scpB gene encoding SMC-Scp complex subunit ScpB — protein sequence MNSEPDVMVRAVEATLFASEDPMSAEQLATHLGDAALRDVRDALHQLARDYAGRGIALVERAGRWHFQTAPDLAHLLRREREQVRRLSRAGTEVLAIIAYHEPVSRADIESIRGVQTAKGTLDVLMEAGWVKVAGRREVPGRPVIYATTPEFLAHFGLASRRDLPGIDELRATGMLDPVDEAFDALMEDDPADAERAGKDRDRETELRG from the coding sequence ATGAACAGCGAACCGGATGTAATGGTCCGCGCGGTCGAGGCGACGCTGTTCGCTTCGGAAGATCCTATGAGCGCCGAGCAACTGGCAACCCATCTGGGCGATGCAGCCTTGCGGGATGTCCGAGATGCGCTGCATCAACTGGCGCGGGATTATGCAGGCCGGGGCATCGCATTGGTGGAACGCGCGGGTCGCTGGCATTTTCAGACAGCGCCCGATCTGGCCCACCTCCTGCGCCGTGAACGCGAACAGGTCCGCCGCCTGAGCCGCGCCGGTACCGAAGTGCTGGCCATCATCGCTTATCATGAACCGGTCAGCCGGGCGGATATCGAATCGATTCGTGGGGTGCAAACCGCGAAAGGTACACTCGACGTGCTGATGGAAGCTGGCTGGGTAAAGGTCGCTGGTCGCCGTGAGGTCCCGGGCCGCCCGGTGATCTATGCTACAACACCGGAATTCCTGGCACATTTCGGGCTCGCATCGCGGCGTGATTTGCCGGGCATCGACGAATTGCGCGCGACGGGAATGCTCGATCCGGTAGACGAGGCGTTCGACGCCCTGATGGAAGATGACCCCGCCGACGCTGAGAGGGCAGGCAAGGATCGCGACCGAGAAACCGAATTGCGGGGCTGA
- a CDS encoding twin-arginine translocase TatA/TatE family subunit → MGGIGIWQILIVALVILVLFGRGRISEMMGDFGKGIKSFKQGMGDEEKSHDEKAVASRIEGPSHEAKPAGEAAQDPQPAPNDKTRAN, encoded by the coding sequence ATGGGCGGTATCGGCATCTGGCAAATCCTGATCGTGGCGCTGGTCATCCTCGTGCTATTCGGGCGTGGGCGGATTTCTGAAATGATGGGCGATTTCGGCAAGGGCATCAAAAGCTTCAAGCAGGGCATGGGCGACGAGGAAAAGTCGCATGACGAGAAGGCGGTTGCATCTCGCATCGAAGGGCCGTCTCACGAAGCCAAACCTGCCGGCGAAGCTGCACAGGACCCTCAGCCTGCACCCAATGATAAAACCCGCGCCAACTGA
- the tatB gene encoding Sec-independent protein translocase protein TatB: protein MFDIGAFELLLVVVVAILVIGPKDMPAALRTAGRWIGKVRRVSNHFRSGIDTMIREAELEDMDAKWKAQNERIMREHPGGKDAVIGDADELAGEASPIMEPLAAPEPASENASVPPAPDSVDDPAIARPDEEPGLPFGNSNPRGPVRGPAED, encoded by the coding sequence ATGTTCGATATCGGCGCCTTCGAGCTACTGCTGGTGGTGGTGGTGGCGATCCTTGTGATCGGTCCGAAAGACATGCCCGCTGCCCTGCGCACGGCCGGACGCTGGATCGGCAAGGTGCGACGCGTGTCCAACCATTTCCGCAGCGGTATCGATACCATGATCCGCGAGGCGGAACTGGAGGATATGGATGCCAAATGGAAAGCGCAGAACGAACGCATCATGCGCGAGCACCCCGGTGGAAAGGACGCCGTGATCGGCGATGCGGACGAGTTGGCCGGAGAGGCTTCACCGATCATGGAGCCTCTTGCAGCACCTGAGCCAGCTTCTGAAAATGCGTCTGTACCACCGGCGCCAGATAGCGTTGACGACCCTGCGATAGCACGACCTGACGAGGAACCGGGACTGCCGTTTGGTAACTCCAACCCTCGCGGTCCTGTGCGCGGTCCGGCCGAGGACTGA
- the tatC gene encoding twin-arginine translocase subunit TatC: MAFGISEIDDSQAPLMDHLVELRGRLLRCVLALAIFFCISLYFADYILGFLIRPLTDAFPAGEGRLIFTKLYEVFFVELKVALFSGFVLAFPIIANQLWAFVAPGLYVKEKRAFLPFILATPVLFTLGASLAYFVVMPTAFRWFLDFEGSAGGLQIDALPAAGDYLSLVMQFILAFGVSFLLPVLLLLLNRAGIVSRQQLAGARRYVIVGAVAVAAIITPPDPGSQLLLAVPLLLLFEGSLLIMRFTDRRTAQKESVEQAQREAPATKAAPADVEVERDAE; the protein is encoded by the coding sequence ATGGCATTCGGCATCAGCGAAATCGACGACAGCCAGGCTCCATTGATGGACCACTTGGTCGAGCTGCGCGGCCGGTTGCTGCGTTGCGTGCTGGCACTGGCGATATTCTTCTGCATCAGCCTGTATTTTGCCGACTATATTCTGGGCTTCCTGATTCGCCCGTTGACCGATGCCTTTCCCGCAGGGGAGGGGCGTCTGATCTTCACCAAGCTGTACGAGGTGTTTTTCGTCGAGCTGAAGGTGGCGCTATTCAGCGGGTTCGTGCTGGCATTTCCGATTATCGCGAACCAGTTATGGGCGTTCGTCGCGCCAGGGCTGTATGTGAAGGAAAAGCGGGCGTTCCTGCCTTTCATCCTAGCCACTCCGGTGCTGTTCACGCTGGGCGCTTCGCTCGCCTACTTTGTCGTGATGCCGACCGCATTTCGCTGGTTCCTGGATTTCGAAGGGTCCGCCGGTGGGCTGCAGATCGACGCATTGCCAGCAGCGGGCGATTATTTATCGCTGGTCATGCAGTTCATACTGGCATTCGGGGTCAGCTTCCTGTTGCCGGTACTGCTGTTGTTGTTGAACCGCGCAGGGATCGTCAGCCGCCAGCAACTCGCAGGGGCACGGCGCTACGTAATCGTGGGCGCAGTTGCGGTTGCCGCAATCATCACGCCGCCCGATCCGGGATCGCAATTGTTGCTGGCGGTGCCGCTATTGCTACTGTTCGAGGGATCGCTGCTGATCATGCGTTTCACCGATCGCAGAACAGCGCAGAAAGAGAGTGTCGAGCAGGCGCAACGGGAAGCCCCTGCGACAAAAGCAGCGCCTGCCGATGTTGAAGTAGAGCGCGACGCAGAATAG